Proteins encoded within one genomic window of Siniperca chuatsi isolate FFG_IHB_CAS linkage group LG4, ASM2008510v1, whole genome shotgun sequence:
- the ppp1r3ab gene encoding uncharacterized protein ppp1r3ab: MEFVGQPGPSGACNLLGVPGLGTLDVDDDEGEVVISIRPKSSPLPRRRSSASDEDSEPELPLCGSRRVSFADVKGLSLVQVKEFDTWDVPKLPGYDSFEGKGQDAEEYFLTPLTFSLPLSTEELFVKVREQKVELETIELLPGTTILKGVIRVLNISFSKAVYVRTTLDTWSSHFDLLAEYIPGSSDGLMDCFSFKLTLVPPFGEQGARVDFCLRYETSVGTFWTNNNNRNYVLFCHQRVKERKEKPQKENVNKKSCLKTVGQNFSTVENISAMEASSQENISTDVSKHGEEVDAMKAKQVPGGQSGTSEGAGQTLLTESRQNCSRRRSRKAARMAWVGDYFAERGGGANDTERDESPPEAKQAAQEEIPEEKHSDVQSFSQGSSKSEGSQFVSESLETRSEPLLDILHDTSPAHEYASNSEPEKSESISLADSTTLTGGESATDIPDNPLHSNDEPVPAECQYINKSVSKAEENSQKQGMSYELCTSSIAAEPADSVTSAMSSESLVSQTNSFTFGTVVAPLYCQVFGRVGSESKSVGNWGNPVRAPLNAVDLTQSFPHTERKQTSCTVPTDVRGNTGKVQGNGIKTQESNQECLDATPNSPPIVEEETSLSVTANDIQDCAETLQDPVEVIHSDQRRTYEVPKTISGDTVVHPHTVNTLKTYLLIPQIPTESLHLQGEAQDTDILSNDLQRQTTAETAQAQLPEHTCTQIKTNLDEPLAQNKTQEVMSSLETSFMSLQPSQSVSEPVSDETDQQTRGSGANDCKCVDESNKDNDVGKTVTISTTNGISEEVKLLEALLDLNPNHINNSATKETENSYVSCFEIVEDVTTVQISLETQEETNNAEEGNKMVNNSHTDEIKHSTEIKVTGEVAESMTKAMMSNYHIHGDMFMELNGEAINVSEKTDHHEMEAAVSEQEDLCLADTTEVKDWECMVEEEEKNMLTDEEESKAISLKAEDTEAVEKDQGEQSEGADIDTGLENRDTTEMEKKETKDKMVGEIRSAREKENKAEDAGVSVDKQRIGEEEIGEIVAGKDREELEKELDYVQATKTEKTPGEEELAEETEVEKREEQEKTELEKEEHCAEIKDFNTERTDFQEEEEIEGEEEMEIDLTDDDEAGVERKDQVKPREENIEEENPDYKEEILVDETGASEIVDAQSESKTIQDRENEVGCFEERLDIIQNKVEDGLSALVNNVQDKRVIDKENTGEGQNAHLPTEMHLYKEEDFQSNENVTHDLSKGDENESAAAEGGSSIFADEPESDQTGHDSASAESDSDDEVELYMHCLRAVHTGPQAHKDGSKDTGFSAGKRPSVSRSKLLSATMPSISESLDEEQHLSRLQDNHEDTETADIQPTAAALPVLNGQESINRNVSWWTETFSCSSISKTLLYATLIVVFLVVAYHYDFLACFGLYLISVIWLCCQRERQPVKNNRIG; encoded by the exons ATGGAGTTTGTGGGACAACCAGGACCTTCTGGGGCTTGTAACCTCTTAGGAGTGCCAGGCCTCGGTACCTTGGATGTGGACGATGATGAGGGCGAGGTGGTGATCAGCATCAGGCCCAAATCTTCTCCTCTCCCACGGAGAAGGAGCTCTGCCTCTGACGAGGACTCAGAGCCTGAGTTGCCCCTGTGTGGCTCCAGGAGAGTGTCCTTTGCAGATGTCAAAGGCCTCAGTTTGGTGCAGGTGAAGGAGTTTGACACTTGGGATGTACCCAAGCTGCCAGGGTATGACTCTTTTGAGGGCAAAGGTCAAGATGCAGAGGAATACTTCCTAACtcctctcactttctccctcCCGTTATCTACTGAGGAGCTGTTTGTCAAAGTACGGGAACAGAAAGTGGAGTTGGAGACCATCGAGTTACTTCCAGGGACCACAATACTGAAAGGAGTGATCCGTGTCCTCAACATCTCCTTCAGTAAGGCGGTATATGTCCGAACCACTTTGGACACCTGGTCCAGCCACTTTGACCTCCTGGCCGAGTACATCCCCGGTTCCAGTGACGGTCTGATGGACTGTTTCTCGTTTAAGCTCACCTTAGTGCCCCCATTCGGAGAGCAGGGAGCCAGAGTGGACTTTTGTCTGCGATATGAGACTTCAGTGGGGACATTCTGGACCAACAATAACAACAGAAACTACGTGCTGTTCTGTCaccagagagtgaaagagaggaaagagaaaccACAGAAGGAAAATGTGAACAAGAAAAGCTGCCTTAAGACTGTTGG TCAGAACTTCTCTACTGTGGAAAACATTTCAGCAATGGAAGCTTCATCTCAGGAAAATATTTCAACAG ATGTGTCAAAACATGGAGAGGAAGTGGACGCTATGAAAGCCAAGCAAGTCCCTGGTGGTCAGTCAGGAACATCAGAGGGAGCTGGACAGACATTACTG ACTGAGAGCAGACAGAACTGCAGCCGAAGAAGAAGTAGAAAGGCTGCACGGATGGCTTGGGTGGGGGACTACTTCGCTGAAAGAGGTGGAGGAGCGAATGACACTGAAAGAGATGAATCACCTCCAGAAGCAAAACAGGCAGCTCAAGAAGAAATCCCAGAGGAAAAGCACTCAGATGTACAATCATTTTCTCAGGGGAGCAGCAAATCAGAAGGTTCTCAGTTTGTTTCTGAATCTCTGGAAACACGCAGCGAACCCCTCCTTGATATTCTACATGATACGTCACCAGCACACGAGTATGCATCTAACAGCGAGCCAGAGAAATCTGAGAGCATCAGTTTGGCTGACTCGACCACATTAACAGGAGGTGAGAGTGCCACAGATATCCCAGACAACCCATTGCATTCAAATGATGAGCCTGTTCCTGCAGAATGCCAATACATCAACAAGTCTGTCTCCAAAGCTGAGGAAAACAGTCAGAAGCAAGGCATGAGTTATGAGTTATGTACTAGCAGCATTGCAGCAGAACCAGCTGACAGTGTTACTTCAGCAATGAGCAGCGAAAGCCTCGTTAGCCAGACCAACAGCTTCACATTTGGAACTGTGGTGGCTCCGCTGTATTGTCAGGTGTTTGGCAGAGTGGGAAGTGAAAGTAAGAGTGTAGGTAATTGGGGAAATCCAGTACGGGCTCCACTGAATGCTGTAGATTTAACTCAAAGTTTCCCTcacactgaaagaaaacagacCAGCTGTACTGTTCCAACAGATGTTAGAGGTAACACTGGCAAAGTTCAGGGAAATGGGATTAAGACTCAGGAATCAAACCAAGAATGCTTAGATGCCACTCCGAATAGTCCCCCCATTGTAGAAGAAGAAACAAGTTTGAGTGTGACAGCAAATGACATCCAGGACTGTGCAGAAACTCTGCAGGATCCAGTTGAGGTTATACATTCAGACCAGAGACGCACATATGAGGTTCCAAAAACTATTTCAGGAGACACAGTAGTACATccacacactgtaaacacttTGAAAACATATTTGTTAATTCCACAAATACCGACTGAGAGTTTACATCTTCAGGGAGAAGCACAGGACACAGACATTCTAAGCAATGACCTCCAAAGACAAAccacagcagaaacagcacAGGCTCAACTGCCAgagcacacatgtacacagatCAAAACTAATCTAGATGAACCACTTGCACAAAATAAAACGCAAGAAGTCATGAGCAGTCTAGAAACTTCATTTATGTCACTTCAACCTTCTCAGAGTGTATCAGAGCCTGTTAGTGATGAGACAGACCAACAGACCAGAGGTAGTGGAGCAAACGACTGTAAGTGTGTAGATGAGTCAAACAAAGACAATGACGTTGGCAAAACAGTAACTATATCAACTACCAATGGCATTTCAGAGGAGGTTAAACTATTGGAAGCTTTACTTGATTTGAATCCCAATCACATCAATAATTCAGCTACAAAAGAAACTGAGAATAGTTATGTTTCTTGTTTTGAAATTGTGGAGGATGTCACAACAGTTCAGATTTCTCTTGAAACTCAGGAAGAAACTAATAATGCGGAAGAAGGAAATAAAATGGTGAACAACTCGCATACAGACGAAATAAAACACTCCACTGAAATTAAGGTAACTGGTGAGGTAGCTGAGTCAATGACAAAAGCAATGATGAGTAACTATCACATACATGGTGACATGTTCATGGAGCTCAATGGTGAAGCAATTAATGTTTCAGAAAAAACAGATCATCATGAAATGGAAGCTGCTGTCTCAGAACAGGAGGATTTGTGTTTAGCAGACACCACTGAGGTAAAAGACTGGGAATGTATGgttgaagaagaggagaaaaacatgttaacagATGAAGAGGAAAGCAAGGCAATAAGTTTAAAAGCAGAGGACACTGAAGCAGTGGAGAAAGACCAAGGAGAACAGTCGGAGGGCGCAGACATAGATACAGGATTGGAAAATAGAGATAcaacagagatggaaaaaaaggaaacaaaggacAAAATGGTGGGGGAGATCAGAtctgcaagagagaaagagaacaaagcTGAAGATGCAGGTGTTTCAGTGGACAAGCAGAGGATTGGAGAGGAAGAAATTGGGGAGATTGTGGCTGGAAAAGATAGGGAAGAACTTGAGAAAGAATTAGATTATGTTCAAgccacaaagacagaaaagacaccTGGAGAGGAAGAACTAGCTGAGGAGACTGAAgtagagaaaagagaggaacaAGAGAAGACAGAGTTAGAGAAAGAAGAACACTGTGCAGAGATAAAAGACTTCAATACTGAAAGGACAGATTTccaagaagaagaggagatagagggggaggaagaaatGGAAATAGACTTGACCGATGACGATGAAGCAGGTGTGGAGAGGAAGGATCAGGTAAAACCAAGGGAGGAAAACATAGAAGAGGAGAATCCAGATTACAAGGAGGAAATTCTAGTTGATGAAACAGGAGCGTCAGAGATTGTAGATGCACAGTCAGAGAGCAAGACAATACAGGACAGGGAAAATGAAGTGGGGTGTTTTGAGGAGAGGTTAGACATTATACAAAACAAGGTTGAGGATGGTTTGTCTGCTCTGGTGAACAATGTGCAGGACAAGAGAGTAattgacaaagaaaatacaggagAAGGGCAAAATGCACACCTCCCAACTGAAATGCATCTTTACAAAGAGGAAGATTTTCAAAGCAACGAGAATGTTACACATGACCTATCAAAAGGAGATGAGAACGaatcagctgctgcagaggGAGGTTCAAGCATTTTTGCAGATGAACCTGAAAGTGACCAAACAGGCCACGACAGCGCTTCAGCAGAGTCTGATTCAGACGATGAGGTGGAGTTGTACATGCACTGTCTGAGGGCTGTTCACACTGGGCCACAGGCCCATAAAGACGGGAGCAAAGACACAGGTTTTAGTGCGGGCAAAAGGCCCTCTGTAAGCAGAAGCAAACTGCTGTCCGCAACCATGCCATCCATCAGTGAGTCTCTGGATGAAGAACAACACCTCAGCCGCCTTCAGGACAATCatgaagacacagagacagcagacaTCCAACCCACAGCTGCAGCTCTGCCAGTGTTAAATGGACAGGAAAGCATCAACAGAAATGTTTCGTGGTGGACAGAGACTTTTTCCTGCAGCAGTATCTCAAAAACATTGTTATACGCCACCTTGATAGTGGTATTTTTAGTTGTGGCCTACCATTATGATTTTCTTGCCTGTTTTGGGCTCTACTTGATATCAGTGATTTGGCTCTGCTGTCAAAGAGAGAGGCAGCcagttaaaaacaacagaataggttga